A genomic stretch from Sporocytophaga myxococcoides includes:
- a CDS encoding sulfatase family protein, producing the protein MLRISAGVILTIVSLFSGALLAGTVKKEKQNQPNILFILSDDHSVPFLGCYGYPVKTPNIDKLAKEGIIYNRAHTTAPQCVLSRAAIMTGRSTLDIRMTRFTAPLSADVISYPELLRKGGYYTGVCGRNFHLNGARTTAVSEEVFDKYNLETFKNRVDYLKTTGNMDSIYYQYKDFLNTIPKGKPFFLQLSYSDPHRIFNAKEYEPDPDTIKIPEGWPDTKLLRKDLAGYLGEIQRLDHEVGKVFEELKRRGLDKNTLIVFMGDNGGALVRGKGTLYKLGLNVPLIMRLSDLIKPGQVSNILVSGEDIAPTLLQVAGIAAPKEFTGVSIVPSFQDKPFQAHQYIYAVRGAHGSGLPTNTAHFDLGRTVISDRYKLIYNALWQLPYYPVDFSGQPFWLELQQLHNEGKLEEKWDKLLFSERRSMFELFDELADPNEFNNLAGKPEYKEIEEKLKGKLQEWMILNEDYLPLPVTPRPR; encoded by the coding sequence ATGCTAAGAATTAGTGCAGGAGTAATTTTAACAATTGTAAGTTTATTCTCAGGTGCCCTGTTGGCCGGGACTGTAAAAAAGGAAAAGCAAAACCAACCTAATATATTATTCATTTTATCAGATGACCATAGCGTACCTTTTCTGGGATGCTATGGTTATCCTGTAAAAACTCCAAACATTGATAAACTTGCCAAAGAAGGCATAATTTATAACAGGGCTCATACCACTGCGCCTCAATGCGTCCTTTCAAGAGCAGCTATCATGACCGGAAGGTCTACACTTGACATTCGCATGACTCGCTTCACAGCGCCTTTATCAGCAGATGTAATTTCTTATCCTGAATTACTAAGAAAGGGAGGTTATTATACGGGTGTATGCGGAAGAAATTTTCACTTAAATGGTGCGAGAACGACAGCGGTATCGGAAGAAGTGTTTGATAAATATAACCTGGAGACCTTTAAGAATCGTGTAGATTATTTAAAGACTACCGGAAACATGGATAGCATTTATTATCAGTATAAAGACTTTCTGAATACAATTCCTAAAGGAAAACCCTTCTTTCTTCAGTTAAGTTATTCAGATCCTCACCGAATCTTTAATGCTAAAGAGTATGAGCCCGATCCTGATACTATAAAAATTCCCGAAGGATGGCCTGATACAAAATTATTAAGAAAAGATTTAGCAGGATATCTTGGAGAAATTCAGCGTCTTGATCATGAAGTAGGAAAAGTTTTTGAAGAACTTAAGAGAAGAGGACTGGATAAAAATACATTGATTGTCTTCATGGGAGACAATGGTGGTGCACTTGTAAGAGGTAAAGGTACATTGTACAAATTAGGATTGAATGTTCCGTTAATCATGCGCCTTTCTGATCTTATCAAACCAGGACAGGTAAGCAATATTTTAGTATCAGGAGAAGATATTGCTCCTACATTATTACAAGTCGCAGGTATTGCTGCACCAAAAGAATTTACTGGAGTGAGTATTGTTCCTTCATTTCAGGATAAACCCTTCCAGGCACACCAATACATCTATGCTGTAAGAGGCGCTCATGGTTCAGGCCTTCCCACGAATACGGCTCACTTCGATCTTGGCAGAACAGTTATTTCAGACAGGTATAAGTTAATCTATAATGCATTGTGGCAACTGCCTTATTATCCTGTAGACTTCTCAGGACAACCTTTCTGGCTTGAACTCCAGCAACTTCATAATGAAGGAAAGCTTGAAGAAAAATGGGATAAGCTTTTATTCTCTGAAAGAAGATCAATGTTTGAGCTTTTTGATGAACTAGCAGATCCAAATGAATTCAATAATCTCGCAGGAAAACCTGAGTATAAAGAAATAGAAGAAAAACTTAAAGGCAAACTTCAGGAATGGATGATCCTTAATGAAGATTACCTACCTCTTCCGGTAACACCGAGACCTAGATAA
- a CDS encoding formylglycine-generating enzyme family protein, giving the protein MKDIQNEQQKSSQIKAESKMVWIPGGTFLMGSDNPDFPDAHPLHEVTVNGFYMDEHEVTNAEFANFIEATHYVTVAEQALDPKDYPGVPSDQLVPGSAVFTPPNRKVHLNDALQWWTYVPGATWNHPFGPSSSIKGKENDPVVHVCYEDAVAYAKWAGKRLPTEAEWEFAAQGGQGNNKFYWGNELKPNGKWTANIYQGNFPDNNTIEDGYAGVAPVKTFPANPYGLYDMEGNVWEWCNDYYRPDYFAKSPKVNPQGPEDSFDPDEPSAVKRVQKGGSFLCSDQYCIRYKSGSRGKGEVTSASNNLGFRCVKDKVEGDK; this is encoded by the coding sequence ATGAAAGATATACAGAACGAACAGCAAAAATCCTCTCAGATAAAGGCTGAATCTAAAATGGTTTGGATACCAGGAGGTACGTTTCTTATGGGGTCTGATAATCCAGATTTTCCTGATGCTCATCCACTACATGAAGTAACGGTAAATGGTTTTTACATGGACGAGCATGAAGTTACTAATGCTGAGTTCGCTAATTTTATAGAAGCCACACATTATGTAACTGTAGCAGAACAAGCTTTAGATCCTAAAGATTATCCAGGCGTTCCTTCGGATCAGTTAGTTCCAGGATCGGCAGTGTTTACACCTCCTAACAGAAAAGTACATCTGAATGATGCATTGCAATGGTGGACTTATGTTCCAGGAGCTACATGGAATCATCCTTTTGGCCCATCTTCATCGATTAAAGGAAAAGAAAATGATCCAGTTGTTCATGTTTGTTATGAAGATGCTGTTGCTTATGCTAAGTGGGCGGGGAAAAGGCTTCCTACAGAAGCAGAGTGGGAGTTTGCTGCTCAGGGTGGACAAGGCAATAATAAATTTTATTGGGGTAATGAATTAAAACCCAATGGCAAATGGACAGCTAATATTTATCAGGGAAACTTTCCTGATAACAATACTATTGAAGATGGCTATGCTGGTGTTGCACCTGTGAAAACGTTTCCTGCCAATCCTTACGGCTTGTATGACATGGAAGGAAATGTATGGGAATGGTGCAACGATTACTATCGCCCAGACTACTTTGCAAAAAGTCCTAAGGTAAATCCTCAAGGTCCTGAAGATAGCTTTGATCCGGATGAACCATCAGCAGTTAAACGTGTTCAAAAGGGTGGTTCATTCCTTTGCAGTGATCAGTATTGCATTAGGTATAAAAGCGGAAGCAGAGGCAAGGGAGAGGTAACCAGCGCTTCGAATAACCTTGGCTTCAGATGTGTAAAGGATAAGGTAGAAGGTGATAAATAA